The following proteins are encoded in a genomic region of Pelodictyon phaeoclathratiforme BU-1:
- a CDS encoding ABC transporter ATP-binding protein produces METQAVITMKSLCKFYEMGDQVVHALDSINLDFKLNDYAAIMGPSGSGKSTLMNIIGCLDTPTSGTYELNHQSVAEMDDDELARIRNREIGFVFQTFNLLPRLNCLRNVELPLIYAGVPPEERQERAREALIKVGLGDRITHKPAELSGGQIQRVAIARALINKPSIILADEPTGNLDTATSHDIMDIFGSLSEAGNTIILITHEEDIARYTRRVIRLRDGKIESDTRP; encoded by the coding sequence ATGGAGACTCAAGCTGTCATCACCATGAAATCGCTCTGCAAATTCTATGAGATGGGCGATCAGGTTGTCCACGCACTTGACTCGATCAACCTTGACTTCAAACTGAACGACTACGCAGCAATCATGGGGCCATCGGGAAGCGGGAAATCAACTCTGATGAATATTATCGGATGTCTTGATACACCAACCTCCGGCACTTATGAGCTCAACCATCAGAGTGTTGCGGAGATGGATGACGACGAACTGGCGCGTATCAGAAACCGTGAAATCGGCTTTGTTTTCCAGACCTTTAACCTTCTGCCCCGCCTGAACTGCCTGCGCAATGTCGAACTTCCGCTGATCTATGCCGGAGTACCGCCTGAAGAACGGCAGGAGCGAGCACGTGAAGCGCTTATCAAAGTGGGGCTCGGCGACCGGATAACACACAAGCCCGCAGAACTATCCGGTGGCCAGATTCAGCGAGTAGCCATAGCGAGAGCGCTGATTAACAAGCCCTCCATCATTCTTGCTGATGAACCGACCGGTAACCTCGATACCGCAACAAGCCACGACATCATGGATATCTTCGGTTCGCTTTCCGAAGCAGGCAACACCATTATCCTGATCACCCATGAAGAGGATATCGCCCGCTATACCCGCCGAGTCATTCGTCTCCGGGATGGAAAAATAGAAAGCGACACCAGACCATGA